From Streptomyces sp. TLI_053, a single genomic window includes:
- a CDS encoding CopG family transcriptional regulator, with the protein MTLKRTTVYVEAEDLAVIKEAAAREGIAEAEIIREGIHLAAMSRRTWDEPFFSRTYKPIGEATADDVWADKAAAYERTKQADVSPEREQGAA; encoded by the coding sequence ATGACTCTCAAGCGCACCACTGTCTACGTCGAAGCCGAGGATCTCGCCGTGATCAAAGAGGCGGCGGCCAGAGAAGGGATAGCGGAAGCGGAGATCATCCGGGAAGGGATCCACCTCGCGGCCATGTCCCGGCGCACCTGGGACGAACCGTTCTTCAGTCGGACCTACAAGCCGATCGGCGAAGCGACCGCGGACGACGTCTGGGCCGACAAGGCAGCGGCCTACGAGAGGACGAAGCAGGCCGACGTCTCGCCCGAACGAGAGCAGGGCGCCGCGTGA
- a CDS encoding PDR/VanB family oxidoreductase: MDLSTPPPDLYGRPRADTFFRFLTAFGDRYSPALGSPLLRRNPRRPHSRPTEALQLVVTARRPVAADVVELTLADPSGGPLPGWQPGAHLRLTLPSGRERHYSLCGDPADPAERSGYRIAVRRLPDGGGGSTEIHDTLHPGTRLAARRPRNGFAFCAEPAVLFLAGGIGITPLLPMVREARRNGLDWHLVHSGRSADTLPFAAELRELDPARVHRRTDDEHGGPPTGAELLAHAPRGAAVYCCGPAPMLTAVQRALDASPAASLHFERFGAAPVTDGEPFTVRLGADGPELPVPADRSALDVLRDARPDLPYSCKQGFCGTCEVRLLAGAPDHRDRRLTPERRADGALLPCVSRAAAGETLVLDL, from the coding sequence ATGGACCTGAGCACCCCGCCCCCCGACCTCTACGGCCGCCCGCGCGCCGACACCTTCTTCCGCTTCCTCACCGCCTTCGGCGACCGCTACAGCCCCGCCCTCGGCAGCCCGCTGCTGCGGCGCAACCCGCGCCGCCCCCACAGCCGCCCCACCGAGGCCCTGCAACTGGTCGTCACCGCCCGCCGCCCGGTCGCCGCCGACGTCGTCGAACTCACCCTCGCCGACCCCTCCGGCGGCCCGCTGCCCGGCTGGCAGCCCGGCGCCCACCTGCGCCTCACCCTCCCGTCCGGCCGCGAGCGCCACTACTCGCTCTGCGGCGACCCGGCCGACCCGGCCGAACGGTCCGGCTACCGCATCGCCGTCCGCCGCCTGCCCGACGGCGGCGGCGGCTCGACGGAGATCCACGACACCCTCCACCCCGGCACCCGGCTCGCCGCCCGCCGCCCGCGCAACGGCTTCGCCTTCTGCGCCGAACCGGCCGTCCTCTTCCTGGCCGGAGGCATCGGCATCACCCCCCTGCTCCCGATGGTCCGCGAGGCCCGGCGCAACGGTCTGGACTGGCACCTCGTCCACAGCGGCCGCAGCGCCGACACCCTCCCGTTCGCCGCCGAGCTGCGCGAGCTCGACCCGGCCCGGGTCCACCGGCGCACCGACGACGAGCACGGCGGCCCGCCCACCGGCGCCGAACTCCTCGCGCACGCCCCGCGCGGGGCCGCCGTCTACTGCTGCGGCCCGGCCCCGATGCTCACCGCCGTCCAGCGGGCCCTGGACGCCTCGCCCGCCGCCTCCCTGCACTTCGAGCGGTTCGGCGCGGCCCCGGTCACCGACGGCGAGCCGTTCACGGTGCGGCTCGGCGCCGACGGCCCCGAACTGCCCGTCCCCGCCGACCGCTCCGCCCTGGACGTGCTCCGCGACGCCCGCCCCGACCTCCCGTACTCCTGCAAGCAGGGCTTCTGCGGCACCTGCGAGGTCCGGCTGTTGGCCGGTGCCCCCGACCACCGCGACCGCCGCCTCACCCCCGAACGGCGCGCCGACGGCGCCCTGCTGCCCTGCGTCTCCCGCGCCGCCGCGGGCGAGACCCTCGTACTCGACCTCTAG
- the allB gene encoding allantoinase AllB, with product MPISETEVIRSRRVVLPDGERPADVLVRDGKIERIAPHGTLPADGHRVTDLGDTALLPGLVDTHVHVNEPGRTEWEGFATATRAAAAGGVTTIVDMPLNSVPPTTTPAGLEAKRSTAEGQAWVDLGFWGGAVPDNLADLEPLHRAGVFGFKSFLAPSGVDEFPHLEAAGLEAALAEQARIGALAIIHAEDPAVLAAAPQQPGVHYRDFLASRPDGAETAAVARLLDAARRTGARVHVLHVSSAAVLPLLRRARADGVQVTAETCPHYLTLAAERIPDGGTAFKCCPPIRDEANRDALWEALAAGEFIAVVSDHSPSTPDLKLLPEHGGSGDFAAAWGGIASLQLGLPAVWTEARRRGRTLAEVVGWMSAGPARLVGLDGRKGAIAVGHDADLVAFDPDADFAVHAAELHHRNPVTPYAGRTLAGAVRTTWLRGRVVDPGGEPFGVQLTRPSTPSEEIQ from the coding sequence ATGCCCATCAGCGAGACCGAGGTGATCCGCTCCCGCCGGGTGGTCCTGCCGGACGGCGAGCGCCCCGCGGACGTGCTGGTCCGGGACGGGAAGATCGAGCGGATCGCCCCCCACGGCACCCTCCCGGCCGACGGCCACCGGGTGACCGACCTCGGCGACACCGCCCTGCTCCCCGGCCTGGTCGACACCCACGTGCACGTCAACGAACCCGGCCGCACCGAGTGGGAGGGCTTCGCCACCGCCACCCGGGCCGCCGCCGCCGGCGGTGTCACCACGATCGTCGACATGCCGCTCAACTCGGTGCCCCCCACCACCACCCCCGCCGGGCTCGAGGCCAAGCGCAGCACCGCCGAGGGCCAGGCCTGGGTCGACCTCGGCTTCTGGGGCGGCGCCGTCCCCGACAACCTCGCCGACCTCGAACCCCTGCACCGGGCGGGCGTGTTCGGCTTCAAGTCCTTCCTGGCGCCCAGCGGCGTCGACGAGTTCCCGCACCTCGAAGCGGCCGGACTGGAAGCGGCGCTGGCCGAGCAGGCCCGGATCGGGGCGCTCGCCATCATCCACGCCGAGGACCCGGCCGTCCTGGCCGCCGCGCCCCAGCAGCCCGGCGTCCACTACCGGGACTTCCTCGCCTCCCGCCCCGACGGCGCGGAGACCGCCGCCGTCGCCCGACTGCTGGACGCGGCCCGCCGCACCGGCGCCCGGGTGCACGTCCTGCACGTGTCCTCGGCGGCCGTCCTGCCGCTGCTGCGCCGGGCCAGGGCGGACGGTGTCCAGGTCACGGCCGAGACCTGCCCGCACTACCTGACCCTCGCCGCCGAGCGGATACCGGACGGCGGGACCGCTTTCAAGTGCTGCCCGCCGATCCGCGACGAGGCCAACCGCGACGCGCTCTGGGAGGCCCTGGCGGCAGGGGAGTTCATCGCCGTCGTGTCCGACCACTCGCCCTCCACCCCGGACCTCAAGCTGCTGCCCGAGCACGGCGGCAGCGGCGACTTCGCGGCCGCCTGGGGCGGCATAGCCTCCCTCCAGCTCGGCCTGCCGGCGGTCTGGACCGAGGCCCGGCGGCGCGGCCGCACCCTGGCCGAGGTGGTCGGCTGGATGTCGGCCGGACCGGCCCGGCTGGTCGGCCTCGACGGGCGCAAGGGCGCCATCGCGGTCGGCCACGACGCCGACCTGGTGGCCTTCGACCCCGACGCCGACTTCGCGGTCCACGCCGCCGAGTTGCACCACCGCAACCCCGTCACCCCGTACGCGGGCCGCACGCTCGCCGGCGCCGTGCGCACGACCTGGCTGCGCGGCCGGGTCGTCGACCCGGGCGGCGAACCGTTCGGCGTCCAGCTCACCCGCCCCAGCACCCCGTCCGAGGAGATCCAGTGA
- a CDS encoding catalase: MPKILTTESGAPVADNQNSASAGAYGPLLIQDQQLLEKLARFNRERIPERVVHARGSAAYGYFEVTDEVSQYTRAAFLGEVGKRTELFLRFSTVAGNLGSNDAVRDPRGFAVKFYTEEGNYDLVGNNTPVFFIKDPLKFPDFIHSQKRDPFTGVQEADNVWDFWAHSPASTHQITWLFGDRGIPASYRHMNGYGSHTYQWVNAQGEAFWVKYHFKTNQGIRSLDAGQAAEAVGGDADSHQRDLHQAIERGVFPTWTLYVQLMPVAEAADYRFNPFDLTKVWPHADYPLVKVGRLVLNRNPENVFAEVEQSAFSPNNFVPGIGPSPDKMLQGRLFAYADAQRYRLGVNHTQLPVNAPRATEAANYGRDGLGALNPAGRGRNYEPNSYDGPAQTDAALAAPTELTGWTGTYTTPAHTKDDDFFQAGELYRLMSQGEKGRLIANLAGALAQVTRDDIVEKNLAHFHAADEEYGTRLEAAVAKLRAVDES, from the coding sequence ATGCCCAAGATCCTGACCACGGAGTCCGGCGCCCCGGTCGCCGACAACCAGAACTCGGCCTCGGCCGGCGCGTACGGCCCGCTGCTGATCCAGGACCAGCAGCTGCTGGAGAAGCTCGCCCGGTTCAACCGCGAGCGCATCCCGGAGCGCGTCGTGCACGCCCGGGGCTCCGCCGCGTACGGCTACTTCGAGGTCACCGACGAGGTGTCGCAGTACACCCGTGCCGCGTTCCTCGGCGAGGTCGGCAAGCGCACCGAGCTGTTCCTGCGCTTCTCCACCGTCGCGGGCAACCTGGGCTCCAACGACGCCGTCCGCGACCCGCGCGGCTTCGCGGTCAAGTTCTACACCGAGGAGGGGAACTACGACCTCGTCGGCAACAACACCCCGGTCTTCTTCATCAAGGACCCGCTGAAGTTCCCGGACTTCATCCACTCGCAGAAGCGCGACCCGTTCACCGGTGTCCAGGAGGCCGACAACGTCTGGGACTTCTGGGCGCACTCGCCGGCCTCGACGCACCAGATCACCTGGCTGTTCGGCGACCGGGGCATCCCCGCCTCCTACCGGCACATGAACGGCTACGGCTCGCACACCTACCAGTGGGTCAACGCCCAGGGCGAGGCGTTCTGGGTGAAGTACCACTTCAAGACCAACCAGGGCATCCGCTCGCTGGACGCCGGGCAGGCCGCCGAGGCGGTCGGCGGCGACGCCGACAGCCACCAGCGCGACCTCCACCAGGCCATCGAGCGCGGGGTGTTCCCGACCTGGACGCTCTACGTGCAGCTGATGCCGGTCGCCGAGGCGGCGGACTACCGCTTCAACCCGTTCGACCTCACCAAGGTGTGGCCGCACGCCGACTACCCGCTGGTCAAGGTCGGCCGCCTGGTGCTCAACCGCAACCCGGAGAACGTCTTCGCCGAGGTCGAGCAGTCCGCGTTCTCCCCGAACAACTTCGTGCCCGGCATCGGCCCGTCCCCGGACAAGATGCTCCAGGGCCGGCTGTTCGCCTACGCCGACGCCCAGCGCTACCGCCTCGGTGTCAACCACACCCAGCTGCCGGTCAACGCGCCCCGCGCCACCGAGGCCGCCAACTACGGCCGCGACGGCCTCGGCGCGCTCAACCCGGCCGGGCGGGGCAGGAACTACGAGCCCAACTCCTACGACGGCCCGGCGCAGACCGACGCGGCGCTCGCCGCGCCGACCGAGCTGACCGGCTGGACGGGCACCTACACCACCCCGGCCCACACCAAGGACGACGACTTCTTCCAGGCCGGGGAGCTCTACCGGCTGATGTCGCAGGGCGAGAAGGGCCGCCTGATCGCCAACCTGGCCGGCGCGCTGGCCCAGGTCACCCGCGACGACATCGTGGAGAAGAACCTCGCCCACTTCCACGCGGCCGACGAGGAGTACGGCACCCGGCTGGAGGCCGCGGTGGCGAAGCTGCGGGCCGTCGACGAGTCCTGA
- the alc gene encoding allantoicase, producing the protein MVNLASRALGAGVVATNEDTFADAENLLVAAPAEFRPHTFGHKGQIMDGWESRRRRGASAGQPHPTDEDHDWAVVRLGAAGVIRGLVVDTAHFTGNYPESASVEAASIPGHPSPAEVAAAEWVEVLPRTPLRGDTAHAFPVDSAARFTHVRLNIFPDGGVARLRVHGEVLPDPRELDGLTFDLAAQEHGGVAEAASDRFYSSPHNLNAPGRASVMGEGWETRRRRDKANDWVRIALAGGGEALAVEVDTTHFVANAPGWADLAGYDASAGGDPASDADGWFPLLPRTRLQPDTRHRLRLAPGRPVTHVRIDVHPDGGLARLRVTGRLTEAGRAALALRWFDAVPAAEAAAALTEAGLTAAEAAELTAARPLGGPVAARAAVAGLSPSDGPDGEHSSRRRSAAWRLLGI; encoded by the coding sequence CTGGTGAACCTCGCCTCCCGCGCCCTCGGCGCCGGTGTCGTCGCCACCAACGAGGACACCTTCGCGGACGCCGAGAACCTGCTGGTCGCCGCGCCCGCCGAGTTCCGTCCGCACACCTTCGGCCACAAGGGCCAGATCATGGACGGCTGGGAGTCCCGCCGCCGCCGCGGCGCGAGCGCCGGGCAGCCGCACCCCACCGACGAGGACCACGACTGGGCGGTGGTCCGGCTCGGCGCCGCCGGGGTGATCCGCGGACTGGTCGTCGACACCGCGCACTTCACCGGCAACTACCCGGAGAGCGCCTCGGTCGAGGCCGCCTCGATACCCGGTCACCCCTCGCCGGCCGAGGTCGCCGCGGCCGAGTGGGTGGAGGTCCTGCCGCGCACCCCGCTGCGGGGCGACACCGCCCACGCGTTCCCGGTCGACTCGGCGGCCCGGTTCACCCACGTCCGGCTCAACATCTTCCCCGACGGCGGGGTGGCCCGGCTCCGCGTGCACGGCGAGGTGCTGCCCGACCCGCGCGAACTGGACGGCCTCACCTTCGACCTGGCGGCCCAGGAGCACGGCGGTGTCGCCGAGGCCGCGTCCGACCGCTTCTACTCCTCCCCGCACAACCTGAACGCTCCCGGCCGCGCCTCCGTCATGGGCGAGGGCTGGGAGACCCGGCGTCGGCGCGACAAGGCCAACGACTGGGTGCGGATCGCCCTGGCCGGGGGCGGTGAGGCCCTGGCGGTCGAGGTGGACACCACCCACTTCGTCGCCAATGCCCCCGGCTGGGCCGACCTGGCCGGTTACGACGCCTCCGCCGGCGGGGACCCGGCGTCCGACGCGGACGGCTGGTTCCCCCTGCTGCCGCGCACCCGCCTCCAGCCCGACACCCGGCACCGGCTGCGGCTCGCCCCGGGCCGCCCGGTGACCCATGTGCGGATCGACGTCCACCCGGACGGCGGCCTCGCCCGCCTGCGGGTCACCGGCCGCCTCACCGAGGCGGGCCGCGCCGCCCTCGCCCTGCGCTGGTTCGACGCCGTCCCGGCCGCGGAGGCCGCGGCGGCGCTCACCGAGGCCGGTCTGACCGCCGCCGAGGCCGCCGAACTCACCGCCGCCCGTCCGCTCGGCGGACCGGTCGCGGCCCGGGCCGCCGTCGCCGGGCTCAGCCCGTCCGACGGGCCCGACGGCGAGCACTCCTCCCGCCGCCGCTCGGCCGCCTGGCGACTGCTCGGCATCTGA
- a CDS encoding PIN domain-containing protein translates to MIVVVADTSGLLAALDEDHSAGPAAREVLDRSGLLVVSPVLLSELDHLARRILGFDAAVDAVNDILHRVRSGRAVMPEITAEILEAAQAVRARHLGLRLDIADAVNIALAAQFRTDAILTLDQRDFRAVRPLTAEHKAFRVLPFDL, encoded by the coding sequence GTGATCGTCGTGGTGGCGGACACCTCCGGCCTGCTCGCGGCCCTCGACGAGGACCACTCGGCCGGACCCGCAGCACGGGAGGTCCTGGACCGCTCGGGCCTCCTGGTGGTCTCCCCTGTGCTGCTGAGCGAACTCGACCACCTGGCCCGGCGGATCCTGGGATTCGACGCGGCTGTCGACGCGGTGAACGACATCCTGCACCGGGTCAGGTCCGGACGGGCGGTGATGCCCGAGATCACCGCCGAAATCCTGGAAGCCGCGCAGGCCGTTCGAGCCAGGCATCTTGGTCTTCGCCTCGACATCGCGGACGCCGTCAACATCGCCCTGGCCGCGCAGTTCCGCACGGACGCGATTCTGACACTCGATCAACGTGACTTTCGAGCGGTCCGCCCTCTGACGGCCGAGCACAAGGCTTTCCGGGTACTGCCCTTCGACCTCTGA
- a CDS encoding SDR family oxidoreductase: MSTSATSATSATSAVRPRTVRSGGLPLAVFEQGDPDAPTVLLVHGYPDTHAVWDDVAADLARDHHVVRYDVRGAGASGVPADRTGYRLEQLAADLFAVADAVSPDRPVHVVAHDWGSLQSWEAVTAPGAERRLASYTTMSGPCLDHMGFWLRERLRRPTPRHLRQLLAQGAHSWYITAFHLPFLAPGVWRLGLARAWPRVLRDLEGVTPRADHPQPSLRRDAVRGIELYRANMRPALRHPRERPTEVPVQLITLTEDHYVGTYLSEGLERWVPRLTRRTLRATHWSALLEKGTTVAGLVREHVARTAAGAQAAPAGTPDDGRLVVVTGGGSGIGRATALAFAAEGARVVVCDLDLDAARRTAELAALIGPQAHAYRVDVSDGAAVDAFAEQVAAEHGVPDVLVNNAGIGHSGTFLETTEKEWQRVLDVNLWGVIHGCRAFGTLMTDRGEGGHIVNLSSAAAYLPSKALTAYATSKAAVFMLSDCLRAELAGHGIGVSTVCPGLVNTNITRTSTFSATTADEQAAKQARAARLYARRGFPPEKVATAILAAVRTGRPVVPVTPEAKAARFLSRLAPGLLRLAARLNVT, translated from the coding sequence ATGAGCACCAGTGCCACCAGCGCCACCAGCGCCACCAGCGCCGTCCGCCCCCGCACCGTCCGCTCCGGCGGCCTCCCGCTCGCGGTCTTCGAACAGGGCGACCCGGACGCACCCACCGTGCTGCTGGTCCACGGCTACCCCGACACCCATGCGGTCTGGGACGACGTCGCCGCCGACCTCGCCCGCGACCACCACGTGGTCCGCTACGACGTGCGCGGCGCCGGCGCCTCCGGCGTCCCCGCCGACCGTACCGGCTACCGCCTGGAGCAGCTCGCCGCCGACCTGTTCGCCGTCGCCGACGCCGTCAGCCCGGACCGCCCGGTGCACGTGGTCGCCCACGACTGGGGCTCGCTGCAGTCCTGGGAGGCCGTCACCGCCCCCGGCGCCGAGCGCCGCCTCGCCTCCTACACCACGATGTCCGGCCCCTGCCTCGACCACATGGGCTTCTGGCTGCGCGAGCGCCTGCGCCGCCCCACCCCGCGCCACCTGCGGCAACTGCTCGCCCAGGGCGCCCACTCCTGGTACATCACCGCCTTCCACCTGCCCTTCCTCGCCCCCGGCGTCTGGCGGCTCGGCCTGGCCCGCGCCTGGCCCCGGGTCCTGCGCGACCTGGAGGGCGTCACCCCGCGCGCCGACCACCCGCAGCCCAGCCTGCGGCGCGACGCGGTGCGCGGCATCGAGCTCTACCGCGCCAACATGCGGCCCGCGCTGCGCCACCCGCGCGAGCGTCCCACCGAGGTGCCGGTCCAGCTGATCACCCTCACCGAGGACCACTACGTCGGCACCTACCTCTCCGAGGGCCTGGAGCGCTGGGTGCCCAGGCTGACCCGCCGGACCCTGCGCGCCACCCACTGGTCCGCACTGCTGGAGAAGGGAACCACCGTGGCCGGACTGGTCCGTGAGCACGTCGCCCGCACCGCGGCCGGGGCGCAGGCCGCTCCGGCCGGCACCCCCGACGACGGCCGGCTCGTCGTCGTCACCGGCGGCGGCAGCGGCATCGGCCGGGCCACCGCGCTCGCCTTCGCCGCCGAGGGCGCCCGGGTGGTGGTCTGCGACCTCGACCTCGACGCGGCCCGCCGCACCGCCGAACTCGCCGCCCTGATCGGCCCGCAGGCCCACGCCTACCGGGTCGACGTCAGCGACGGCGCGGCCGTCGACGCCTTCGCCGAACAGGTCGCCGCCGAGCACGGCGTGCCCGACGTGCTCGTCAACAACGCCGGCATCGGCCACTCCGGCACCTTCCTGGAGACCACCGAGAAGGAGTGGCAGCGGGTCCTGGACGTCAACCTCTGGGGCGTCATCCACGGCTGCCGCGCCTTCGGCACCCTGATGACCGACCGGGGCGAGGGCGGACACATCGTCAACCTCTCCTCCGCCGCCGCGTACCTGCCCTCCAAGGCCCTCACCGCCTACGCCACCAGCAAGGCCGCGGTCTTCATGCTCTCGGACTGCCTGCGCGCCGAACTCGCCGGCCACGGCATCGGCGTCTCCACCGTCTGCCCGGGCCTGGTCAACACCAACATCACCCGGACCTCCACCTTCTCCGCCACCACCGCCGACGAACAGGCCGCCAAGCAGGCCCGCGCCGCCCGTCTCTACGCCCGCCGCGGCTTCCCGCCGGAGAAGGTCGCCACCGCGATCCTCGCCGCCGTCCGCACCGGCCGCCCCGTCGTCCCCGTCACCCCCGAGGCCAAGGCCGCCCGTTTCCTCAGCCGCCTCGCCCCCGGCCTCCTCCGCCTGGCGGCCCGCCTGAACGTCACCTGA
- a CDS encoding M24 family metallopeptidase: MPSTPAFPFTERDLDRFRETQQLAYDCAEQVAAWIEPGVTERQATAQLRRRLVAAGVQDFFHIPFAWFGDRTAFRRFHTPLQFFAGNRRLEEGMPYVLDCAPVVDGYTADIGYGGKVGENRVWDRLAADLRVYRELILAEVRARKPLAEVYAAVDAQIEAHGYDNRHRVYPGRVIGHQVTRTTARGPAGVNVFGFGVRTLQTLGRELISERLHGRSPLWADGRSSQHAPTPGLWAVEPHIGFREVGIKFEELLVVTEDDAYWLDDDLPHVRRWAGADTAIATTTAPEGVAR; the protein is encoded by the coding sequence GTGCCGAGCACTCCCGCCTTCCCGTTCACCGAGCGCGACCTCGACCGCTTCCGGGAGACCCAGCAGCTCGCCTACGACTGCGCCGAGCAGGTCGCCGCCTGGATCGAACCCGGCGTCACCGAGCGCCAGGCGACCGCCCAGCTGCGCCGCCGGCTGGTCGCCGCCGGCGTGCAGGACTTCTTCCACATCCCGTTCGCCTGGTTCGGGGACCGGACGGCGTTCCGCCGGTTCCACACCCCGCTGCAGTTCTTCGCCGGCAACCGCCGCCTCGAGGAGGGCATGCCGTACGTGCTGGACTGCGCCCCCGTCGTGGACGGCTACACCGCCGACATCGGCTACGGCGGCAAGGTCGGCGAGAACCGCGTCTGGGACCGCCTCGCCGCCGACCTGCGGGTCTACCGCGAGCTGATCCTCGCCGAGGTCCGCGCCCGCAAGCCGCTCGCCGAGGTGTACGCGGCCGTCGACGCCCAGATCGAGGCGCACGGCTACGACAACCGCCACCGGGTCTACCCCGGCCGGGTGATCGGGCACCAGGTCACCCGGACGACGGCCCGCGGCCCGGCCGGGGTGAACGTGTTCGGCTTCGGCGTGCGGACCCTCCAGACGCTCGGCCGCGAGCTCATCAGCGAGCGCCTGCACGGCCGTTCCCCGCTCTGGGCGGACGGCCGCTCCTCCCAGCACGCGCCCACGCCCGGCCTGTGGGCGGTCGAGCCGCACATCGGCTTCCGGGAGGTCGGCATCAAGTTCGAGGAACTGCTGGTGGTGACCGAGGACGACGCCTACTGGCTCGACGACGACCTCCCGCACGTCCGCCGTTGGGCCGGTGCCGACACCGCCATCGCCACCACCACCGCCCCCGAGGGAGTCGCCCGATGA
- a CDS encoding IclR family transcriptional regulator C-terminal domain-containing protein: MSTPAPGRHALPEQGAPGPFTSLRHALRLLEAVDRHPGGATLVTLARETSLGLPTVRRLAEILEVEGYLDCQDGGWVIGGTFALLGQHNREQLVRARMDRKLDELREELGAAVYFSRYHDGELSVVAVSASDLAPAVQEWVDFRATAHASAIGKCLLGQLDHDGRRDHLSRHPVARLTSRTVTDADQLMHRLERQPATVPVLDIQEYAVGTVCAAVPVTAGSTVGCLATSMPVGDAHRLKAAAELLAARAAPLMLAMAV; encoded by the coding sequence ATGTCGACACCAGCCCCGGGCCGTCACGCCCTACCGGAGCAGGGAGCGCCCGGTCCGTTCACCTCGCTGCGACACGCCCTCAGACTGCTGGAGGCGGTCGACCGGCACCCCGGTGGCGCCACCCTGGTGACCCTCGCCCGCGAGACCTCGCTGGGCCTCCCGACGGTCCGCCGGCTCGCCGAGATCCTGGAGGTGGAGGGCTATCTCGACTGCCAGGACGGCGGCTGGGTGATCGGCGGCACCTTCGCCCTGCTGGGCCAGCACAACCGCGAGCAGCTGGTGCGCGCCCGGATGGACCGCAAACTCGACGAGCTGCGCGAGGAACTGGGCGCGGCGGTGTACTTCTCCCGTTATCACGACGGGGAGTTGTCGGTGGTGGCGGTCTCGGCCTCCGACCTGGCGCCGGCGGTGCAGGAGTGGGTGGACTTCCGGGCCACCGCGCACGCCAGCGCGATCGGCAAGTGCCTGCTCGGCCAGCTCGACCACGACGGCCGGCGGGACCACCTGTCCCGCCACCCGGTCGCCCGGCTGACCTCCAGGACGGTCACCGACGCCGACCAGTTGATGCACCGGCTGGAGCGGCAGCCCGCCACCGTACCGGTGCTGGACATCCAGGAGTACGCCGTCGGCACGGTCTGCGCGGCCGTCCCGGTGACCGCCGGCAGCACGGTCGGCTGCCTGGCCACCTCGATGCCGGTCGGCGACGCGCACCGGCTGAAGGCGGCCGCCGAACTGCTGGCCGCCCGCGCCGCGCCGCTGATGCTGGCGATGGCGGTCTGA
- a CDS encoding metal-dependent hydrolase, with protein MPSTTPVPALAAPAARVHESLVLEPRDVRFDWAALPLHWIPDEPMATHVINVLHLLLPEGERWFVKVFKDALPLIRDEQLREEVLGFIGQEAIHAEAHQEVLDHLLGQGLDPRPYVRQVSWLFQRVLGDKPGLSPARQRENLIERVAFVAAIEHFTAFLGNWALNSPGLDRAQADPTMLDLLRWHGAEEVEHRSVAFDLMVHLDPGYARRIRGMLVSGPLLVHLWVRGARFLLAADPTLDGRLRPTWRETGRIARRGLLPDPVRSIRSGLRYLRPGYHPTQEGSSSQALGYLATSPAARAAAGR; from the coding sequence ATGCCCAGCACCACCCCCGTCCCCGCCCTCGCCGCGCCCGCCGCCCGAGTGCACGAGAGCCTCGTCCTGGAGCCCCGCGACGTCCGCTTCGACTGGGCCGCGCTGCCGCTGCACTGGATCCCCGACGAGCCGATGGCCACCCACGTCATCAACGTGCTGCACCTGCTGCTCCCCGAGGGCGAGCGCTGGTTCGTGAAGGTGTTCAAGGACGCCCTCCCGCTGATCCGCGACGAGCAGCTCCGCGAGGAGGTCCTCGGATTCATCGGCCAGGAGGCCATCCACGCCGAGGCGCACCAGGAGGTCCTGGACCACCTGCTCGGCCAGGGCCTCGACCCGCGGCCGTACGTCCGGCAGGTCTCCTGGCTGTTCCAGCGCGTCCTCGGCGACAAGCCCGGCCTGAGCCCGGCCCGGCAGCGCGAGAACCTCATCGAACGGGTCGCCTTCGTCGCCGCGATCGAGCACTTCACCGCCTTCCTCGGGAACTGGGCGCTCAACTCCCCGGGCCTGGACCGCGCCCAGGCCGACCCGACGATGCTCGACCTGCTGCGCTGGCACGGCGCCGAGGAGGTCGAGCACCGCAGCGTCGCCTTCGACCTGATGGTCCACCTCGACCCCGGCTACGCCCGCCGGATCCGCGGCATGCTCGTCTCCGGCCCGCTGCTGGTCCACCTCTGGGTGCGCGGCGCCCGGTTCCTGCTGGCGGCCGACCCGACCCTCGACGGGCGGCTCAGGCCCACCTGGCGCGAGACCGGCCGGATCGCCAGGCGCGGCCTGCTGCCCGACCCGGTCCGGTCGATCCGCTCCGGCCTGCGCTACCTGCGGCCCGGCTACCACCCCACCCAGGAGGGCTCCTCCAGCCAGGCCCTCGGCTACCTCGCGACCTCCCCGGCCGCCCGCGCCGCCGCCGGACGGTGA